One genomic region from Microcystis panniformis FACHB-1757 encodes:
- a CDS encoding microviridin/marinostatin family tricyclic proteinase inhibitor: protein MTMNYPNSEQSKAIPFFARFLSADQDEAPTPDSPPILNPLPFGLGNGLLTGKIVN from the coding sequence ATGACCATGAATTATCCTAATAGCGAACAGAGTAAAGCAATCCCCTTCTTTGCTCGTTTTTTGTCTGCGGACCAAGACGAGGCTCCGACTCCCGATTCCCCCCCGATTCTGAACCCGCTCCCGTTTGGACTTGGAAATGGCCTTCTGACTGGGAAGATAGTTAATTAA
- a CDS encoding CVNH domain-containing protein, translating into MPNFSHTCSSINYDPNSTILSAECQARDGEWLPTELRLSDHIGNIDGELQFGDQNFQETCQDCHLEFGDGEQSVWLVCTCQTMDGEWKPTQILLDSQIDNNDSQLEIG; encoded by the coding sequence ATGCCTAATTTTTCGCACACTTGTAGCAGTATCAACTACGACCCTAACAGCACAATCCTGAGTGCTGAGTGCCAAGCTCGCGATGGAGAATGGCTCCCTACCGAACTGAGGCTTAGTGACCATATCGGTAATATAGATGGGGAATTGCAGTTCGGGGATCAAAACTTCCAAGAAACCTGCCAAGATTGTCACCTTGAGTTCGGGGATGGAGAGCAATCCGTATGGTTGGTGTGTACTTGTCAAACAATGGATGGGGAATGGAAACCTACGCAAATACTGTTAGACAGTCAGATCGATAATAACGATAGCCAACTGGAAATCGGATAG
- a CDS encoding class I SAM-dependent methyltransferase, which produces MDKNEWISRFDDLICSPSIREFYGEREFFNVGYWLSHTQDQQEASSTLMEKLLEFIPNKQGTILDVGCGLGATTHYLLKYYPLTAIVGINISPTQIARSLLNFPEGKFLLMDAVEMDFADHSFEQIICVEAAFYFNTRRQFLQEAWRVLKPGGTLILSDLSFATTELLGDWTVPQANTVKDIAEYQNLYQQAGFKDVQFVEVTEECWFRHFRHLKSWLTEELQSGKLDEETYNLNIKPLDNLLSSSVITYWLVAAQKPVNEL; this is translated from the coding sequence ATGGATAAAAATGAATGGATTAGTAGATTCGATGATTTAATTTGTAGTCCTTCGATTCGAGAGTTTTATGGTGAAAGAGAGTTTTTTAATGTCGGTTATTGGCTCTCCCATACTCAAGATCAACAGGAAGCATCCTCTACTCTGATGGAGAAACTTTTAGAATTTATTCCCAACAAACAGGGAACAATTCTTGATGTTGGCTGTGGTTTGGGAGCAACTACCCATTATCTTCTCAAATATTACCCATTGACAGCAATTGTGGGGATTAACATTTCTCCGACACAAATTGCCAGAAGTCTCTTGAATTTTCCCGAGGGTAAATTTCTGTTAATGGATGCGGTAGAGATGGATTTTGCCGATCATTCTTTTGAGCAAATTATTTGTGTAGAAGCGGCTTTTTATTTTAATACCAGGCGGCAATTCTTGCAAGAAGCTTGGCGAGTATTAAAGCCGGGGGGAACCTTAATTCTCTCAGATCTGAGTTTTGCCACAACGGAACTTTTGGGGGATTGGACAGTTCCCCAAGCAAACACGGTCAAAGATATTGCCGAGTATCAAAATCTTTATCAACAGGCAGGGTTTAAAGATGTTCAATTTGTCGAGGTGACGGAGGAGTGCTGGTTCAGACATTTTCGCCATCTTAAGTCTTGGTTAACAGAGGAATTGCAATCGGGAAAATTAGACGAAGAAACCTATAATTTAAACATTAAGCCTCTCGATAATTTGCTAAGTTCCTCGGTCATAACTTATTGGTTAGTTGCTGCCCAA